Proteins co-encoded in one Hemitrygon akajei unplaced genomic scaffold, sHemAka1.3 Scf000132, whole genome shotgun sequence genomic window:
- the LOC140723751 gene encoding uncharacterized protein: MDDSETYLNVKFTKMDSRSPSQDGLNCSYSELNFRKEEPSIDEDEDPPISSGPGGPSTTAETAAQGQESKGKIGNRAHRLICLLSLVTSALIVIVAGLSIHVSQIPESQITSGRNFQLFWEEYHEMNRTQRQCRLQVHWLNSTLESTISENSHLNLSQRTCIKNLSALNSNLSDLKRRHSDLRHQFTEMETKYRSVNETKAQICELLTSRKGKLGTVPTGRVVPEV, translated from the exons atggacgacagtGAGACTTACCTGAATGTGAAGTTCACGAAAATGGACTCACGGTCACCTTCAcaag ACGGTCTGAACTGCAGCTACTCAGAGCTGAACTTTCGGAAAGAGGAACCCAGCATTGATGAGGACGAAGATCCTCCCATTTCCTCGGGACCCGGCGGGCCGTCAACCACTGCGGAAACAG ctgcgcaaGGGCAGGAGTCGAAAGGGAAGATCGGAAATAGAGCGCACCGTCTTATCTGCCTACTCAGCCTAGTTACTTCCGCCCTCATCGTCATAGTGGCCGGtctctcgatccatg tgtcaCAGATTCCTGAGTCTCAGATCACATCCGGCAGAAACTTCCAGCTCTTTTGGGAAGAGTATCACGAGATGAACAGGACCCAGCGCCAATGTCGACTACAAGTCCATTGGTTAAACTCAACCCTTGAATCCACAATATCGGAGAATTCCCACCTCAATCTCTCCCAGAGAACCTGTATCAAGAATCTCtctgcgctcaactctaatctgtccgatcttaaacgaaggcacagcgatctccgtcaccagttcactgagatggaaacgaagtacagatctgtcaacgaaaccaaggctcaaatctgtgaattgttgaccagcagaaaag GGAAGCTGGGaactgttccgacgggacgggttgTACCTGAAGTGTAA